The following are from one region of the Magnetococcus sp. PR-3 genome:
- a CDS encoding CPXCG motif-containing cysteine-rich protein, protein MSWMTVQCPTCWEEIEVPVDVEIEGQVTLVEDCHVCCRPMVLTVTVDEEQCPMILEVSPEAD, encoded by the coding sequence ATGTCATGGATGACGGTCCAGTGTCCCACCTGTTGGGAAGAGATTGAAGTGCCTGTTGATGTGGAGATCGAAGGGCAGGTTACCCTTGTCGAGGATTGTCATGTCTGCTGTCGGCCAATGGTTTTGACGGTGACGGTGGATGAAGAGCAGTGCCCCATGATCTTGGAAGTCAGCCCTGAAGCGGATTAG